In one window of Bdellovibrio bacteriovorus W DNA:
- a CDS encoding malonyl CoA-acyl carrier protein transacylase (COG0331 (acyl-carrier-protein) S-malonyltransferase): MFTLVFPGQGSQQPGMGRFLFENFKVAQETFEEASDALKQDMKALCFEGSEADLALTENTQPALLLVSTATQRVLANDFGIKAHSAAGHSIGEYAALVAAGVLPFADGMKAVRTRGQAMQSAVPVGQGGMVAVLGLEPEQVATLCEYTVKNSGHGPLSAANFNSPGQIVISGSMNAINWLKDNFKPEVIFTEAPRRAKLIPLTVSAPFHCEMMKPAEDKMREVLTSIEFKDSAFPIIQNFNAKAETEAATLRENLIRQVSAPVLWTQSMETLKAMGQAQVIECGAGKVIQGLLKKIDADFFKVMTTTSMEDIKSIEEFLKASSQ; the protein is encoded by the coding sequence ATGTTTACACTTGTTTTTCCGGGACAAGGAAGCCAGCAACCTGGCATGGGCCGTTTTTTATTCGAAAACTTCAAAGTAGCTCAAGAAACTTTTGAAGAAGCTTCCGATGCATTGAAACAAGACATGAAGGCTCTTTGTTTTGAGGGCTCTGAAGCTGATCTGGCTCTGACAGAAAATACTCAACCTGCACTTCTCTTAGTCTCCACAGCTACCCAAAGAGTCTTGGCCAATGACTTTGGAATCAAAGCACACTCTGCTGCAGGCCACTCAATTGGTGAGTATGCAGCTCTTGTCGCTGCAGGTGTTTTACCATTCGCTGACGGCATGAAGGCGGTTCGTACACGCGGCCAAGCCATGCAATCCGCTGTTCCAGTAGGACAAGGTGGCATGGTGGCGGTTCTTGGATTAGAACCAGAGCAAGTTGCAACTCTTTGCGAATACACTGTTAAAAATTCTGGTCATGGTCCTCTTTCGGCTGCGAACTTCAATAGCCCTGGGCAAATTGTGATTTCTGGCTCTATGAACGCCATCAATTGGCTAAAAGATAACTTCAAGCCAGAAGTTATTTTCACAGAAGCTCCACGCCGTGCGAAGTTGATCCCACTAACGGTTTCAGCCCCGTTTCACTGTGAAATGATGAAGCCTGCTGAAGATAAAATGCGTGAAGTTTTAACTTCAATTGAATTTAAGGACTCAGCTTTTCCAATCATTCAAAACTTCAATGCTAAAGCTGAGACTGAAGCTGCCACTCTGCGTGAAAATTTAATTCGTCAAGTTTCAGCTCCAGTTCTTTGGACTCAGAGCATGGAGACGCTAAAAGCGATGGGCCAAGCTCAAGTGATTGAATGCGGCGCTGGCAAGGTCATCCAAGGTCTTCTAAAGAAAATTGATGCTGATTTCTTCAAAGTTATGACGACCACATCGATGGAAGATATCAAATCTATTGAGGAATTTTTGAAAGCTTCGAGTCAATAA
- a CDS encoding 3-oxoacyl-(Acyl-carrier-protein) reductase (COG1028 Dehydrogenases with different specificities (related to short-chain alcohol dehydrogenases)) produces the protein MSGKSLQGKKIVVTGGSRGIGAAIVQLLAEEGAQVAFTYSSREESAQKVLESLSGEGHFHIKMNIADEASVAEATETIFSKWPEVDGLVNNAGITKDQLLLRMKAEDFDSVINTNLRGTFLVTKAFTKPMMKSRKGSIVNIVSIIGEIGNAGQANYAASKAGTIAFGKSVAQELASRNIRVNNVAPGFIGTEMTEILSEEVKAKMLEKIPLGKVGEGRDIAQAVRFLVSDESQYITGHTLDVNGGMHMN, from the coding sequence ATGAGCGGAAAATCACTTCAAGGAAAGAAGATTGTCGTCACTGGTGGAAGCCGTGGTATCGGCGCAGCCATTGTACAACTTCTTGCAGAAGAAGGTGCTCAAGTTGCTTTTACTTATTCTTCTCGTGAAGAATCAGCACAAAAAGTTCTCGAAAGTCTTTCTGGCGAAGGTCACTTCCATATCAAAATGAATATTGCAGACGAAGCCTCTGTTGCAGAAGCTACTGAAACTATTTTCTCCAAGTGGCCTGAAGTCGACGGACTTGTGAACAATGCTGGTATCACAAAAGATCAACTTCTATTGCGCATGAAGGCCGAAGATTTTGATTCTGTTATCAATACAAATCTACGTGGTACTTTTTTAGTTACCAAAGCTTTTACAAAACCAATGATGAAGTCTCGCAAAGGCTCTATCGTAAATATCGTTTCCATTATTGGCGAAATCGGTAACGCTGGTCAGGCAAACTATGCGGCTTCTAAAGCTGGTACGATTGCTTTCGGAAAGTCCGTAGCACAAGAACTTGCTTCACGTAATATTCGCGTGAACAACGTAGCTCCTGGCTTTATCGGAACTGAGATGACTGAAATCTTATCCGAAGAAGTAAAAGCAAAAATGCTTGAGAAGATTCCTTTAGGAAAAGTTGGCGAAGGTCGCGACATTGCTCAAGCAGTTAGATTTTTAGTCAGTGATGAATCGCAATACATCACGGGACACACGCTGGACGTAAACGGCGGCATGCACATGAATTAG
- a CDS encoding hypothetical protein (COG0236 Acyl carrier protein): MAIHPKVKDIIVEQLGVDPDKVKAEASFIDDLGADSLDIVELVMAMEEEFDIEIPDEDAEKLKTVQDVASYLEKKGKA; encoded by the coding sequence ATGGCTATTCATCCAAAGGTAAAAGACATCATTGTTGAGCAACTTGGCGTAGATCCAGATAAAGTTAAAGCAGAAGCTTCTTTCATCGACGATCTAGGTGCAGACAGCCTTGATATCGTAGAGCTAGTTATGGCTATGGAAGAAGAATTCGACATCGAAATTCCAGACGAAGATGCTGAGAAGCTAAAAACAGTTCAAGACGTAGCTTCTTACCTTGAGAAAAAAGGAAAAGCTTAA
- a CDS encoding 3-oxoacyl-[acyl-carrier-protein] synthase II (COG0304 3-oxoacyl-(acyl-carrier-protein) synthase) — MNSRFERPSKPQRRVVVTGVGAVTPLGNTIEESWSAALKGQSGIAPITKFDTTGFDVTFAGEVKGFNADLYVDKKEQKKMGEFIHYSIAASKMAIDMAKLELTEEVKNQTGVIIGVGIGGLDIIADTAVKLKERGPGRISPFFIPSVITNLAAGQTSIALGLKGPNYSVTSACASGVHSIGDAVRYIRDGLTDVMLAGGAESTICGLAVGGFAAMRALSTRNDAPEKASRPWDKDRDGFVLAEGAAMLCLESLEHAQKRGATILCEVTGYGATADAFHMTSPAPEGEGGYQAMKQALKDSGLEAQDIQYVNAHGTSTPVGDGLESAAIKRLLGDHAKKVWVSSTKSMTGHALGAAGAIESAFCVMAIRDQIVPPTINLENPSEDCDLDYVPNEARKGNIENVINNSFGFGGTNASVIFSKLK; from the coding sequence ATGAACTCCCGATTTGAACGCCCATCAAAACCACAAAGAAGAGTTGTCGTAACTGGAGTTGGCGCTGTCACTCCACTTGGTAACACGATTGAAGAAAGCTGGTCTGCTGCCCTTAAGGGTCAGTCTGGTATCGCTCCAATCACCAAGTTCGATACGACTGGATTCGATGTTACTTTTGCTGGCGAAGTGAAAGGCTTTAATGCTGATCTCTACGTCGATAAAAAAGAGCAAAAGAAAATGGGCGAGTTTATTCACTACTCTATCGCAGCATCTAAAATGGCTATTGATATGGCTAAATTAGAACTGACAGAAGAAGTGAAGAATCAAACGGGAGTGATTATCGGTGTTGGTATTGGTGGATTAGACATCATTGCCGACACTGCTGTTAAGCTTAAAGAGAGAGGACCTGGTCGTATCAGTCCTTTCTTTATTCCATCTGTTATTACAAACCTAGCAGCTGGACAAACATCTATCGCTCTTGGACTGAAAGGTCCAAACTACTCTGTAACATCCGCGTGCGCCTCTGGAGTTCACTCCATTGGAGACGCTGTTCGCTATATCCGCGACGGATTAACAGATGTGATGCTTGCTGGTGGTGCTGAGAGCACAATCTGCGGCCTTGCGGTAGGTGGTTTTGCAGCTATGCGCGCCCTTTCTACTCGTAACGATGCTCCTGAAAAAGCAAGCCGCCCATGGGATAAAGACCGTGATGGCTTCGTTCTAGCAGAAGGTGCAGCAATGCTTTGCCTTGAGTCCTTGGAGCACGCTCAAAAGCGCGGTGCCACGATTCTTTGTGAAGTGACTGGCTACGGTGCCACAGCAGATGCCTTCCATATGACATCCCCAGCTCCTGAAGGAGAAGGTGGATACCAAGCAATGAAACAAGCTCTTAAAGACTCTGGCTTAGAAGCTCAAGATATCCAATACGTAAACGCGCATGGAACCAGCACTCCAGTGGGTGATGGTCTTGAATCTGCGGCAATCAAAAGACTTCTGGGCGATCATGCTAAAAAAGTCTGGGTTTCTTCAACGAAGTCTATGACAGGCCACGCTCTGGGTGCTGCTGGTGCTATTGAATCTGCATTCTGTGTTATGGCAATTCGCGATCAGATCGTACCGCCAACAATCAATCTTGAAAATCCAAGTGAAGACTGCGATCTTGATTATGTTCCAAACGAAGCTCGCAAAGGCAACATTGAGAACGTTATCAATAATAGCTTTGGATTTGGTGGAACAAACGCATCTGTTATTTTCTCTAAATTAAAGTAG
- a CDS encoding ribose 5-phosphate isomerase B (COG0698 Ribose 5-phosphate isomerase RpiB) — MVVYVGCDHAGLDLKLKVMAAMPHVQWKDMGTYTSDSVDYPDYANKVCEEIVKVDLQNKKELKVDSKDGSAMGILICGSGQGMAIRANRFPNIRAALCWNEEIVHLSREHNNANILCLGARFLSPEQAAKMIEIFLQTPFAGGRHQGRVDKLSSELGC, encoded by the coding sequence ATGGTGGTATACGTAGGCTGCGATCATGCGGGTTTGGATTTAAAACTTAAAGTGATGGCAGCTATGCCCCATGTTCAATGGAAAGATATGGGGACCTATACGTCAGACTCCGTCGATTACCCCGACTATGCTAATAAAGTCTGCGAAGAGATTGTTAAAGTAGATCTTCAAAATAAAAAAGAACTTAAAGTAGATTCTAAAGATGGTTCCGCTATGGGGATTCTCATTTGCGGATCGGGCCAAGGTATGGCTATTCGTGCGAATCGCTTTCCAAACATCCGTGCGGCTCTTTGCTGGAACGAAGAGATCGTTCATCTGTCTAGAGAGCACAACAACGCCAACATCCTGTGTCTTGGGGCGCGCTTTCTTTCCCCAGAACAAGCTGCTAAGATGATTGAAATTTTTCTTCAGACACCTTTTGCTGGCGGTCGCCATCAAGGTCGAGTGGATAAATTATCAAGTGAACTTGGCTGCTAG
- a CDS encoding serine hydroxymethyltransferase (COG0112 Glycine/serine hydroxymethyltransferase): MHFTSQPLSQIDPEVTAAIAAESERQQFGLEMIASENYTSKAVMEAQGSILTNKYAEGYPGKRYYGGCANVDVVETLAIERAKKLFGAGFANVQPHSGSQANMAVYLAACKAGDTIMGMDLSHGGHLTHGSPVNFSGLLFKAASYKLDEKTGRLNYDTIRATAKEVKPQLLIAGYSAYPRTLDFAKFKEIADEVGAKLLVDMAHFAGLVASGHHPSPVPYADYITTTTHKTLRGPRGGMILTNSEENAKTMNSRIFPGIQGGPLEHVIAGKAVAFGEALKPEFTTYSGHVIENAKVLAEALLSEGFNLVTGGTDNHLILMDLSDREITGKVAEQVLDESGITVNKNTVPNEKRSPFVTSGIRLGTPALTTRGMGPSEMKQIAKWISQVLNNADDAALKAKVHESVRELCKSFPIY, encoded by the coding sequence ATGCATTTCACATCACAACCTCTTTCACAAATTGATCCTGAAGTAACAGCTGCCATTGCGGCCGAATCAGAAAGACAACAATTTGGTCTGGAAATGATTGCTTCTGAAAACTACACCTCTAAAGCGGTCATGGAAGCTCAAGGCTCTATCCTTACAAATAAGTATGCTGAAGGTTATCCTGGAAAACGTTACTACGGTGGTTGTGCTAACGTAGACGTTGTAGAGACCTTAGCTATTGAAAGAGCAAAGAAACTCTTCGGAGCAGGCTTTGCCAACGTTCAACCACACTCTGGCTCTCAGGCCAATATGGCCGTTTACCTAGCGGCATGTAAAGCTGGCGATACTATCATGGGGATGGATCTTTCCCATGGTGGTCACTTAACTCATGGTTCTCCAGTGAACTTCAGTGGTTTGCTTTTCAAAGCCGCTTCATACAAATTGGATGAGAAAACCGGTCGCCTTAATTACGACACTATTCGCGCCACTGCGAAAGAAGTTAAACCTCAGCTTTTAATTGCTGGTTACAGTGCATATCCAAGAACTTTGGATTTTGCAAAATTTAAAGAAATTGCTGACGAAGTGGGTGCGAAGCTTTTAGTGGATATGGCGCACTTTGCAGGGCTCGTGGCTTCTGGTCATCACCCGTCTCCAGTTCCTTATGCTGACTATATCACAACGACGACGCATAAAACTTTACGTGGCCCTCGTGGCGGTATGATTCTTACGAACTCTGAAGAAAATGCGAAGACTATGAACTCCCGCATTTTCCCTGGTATTCAAGGGGGCCCTCTTGAGCATGTGATCGCTGGTAAAGCAGTGGCATTCGGTGAGGCTTTAAAACCTGAGTTTACAACTTACAGCGGTCACGTGATTGAAAACGCTAAAGTTCTTGCCGAAGCACTTCTATCTGAAGGCTTCAACCTTGTAACTGGTGGTACAGATAATCACTTGATCCTCATGGATTTGAGCGATCGTGAAATCACTGGAAAAGTGGCAGAACAAGTTCTAGACGAATCAGGAATCACTGTGAATAAAAACACAGTCCCGAACGAAAAACGTTCTCCATTTGTAACCAGCGGCATTCGCTTAGGAACACCGGCGCTTACAACTCGCGGAATGGGTCCTTCAGAAATGAAGCAAATTGCAAAATGGATTTCTCAAGTTCTAAACAATGCGGACGACGCTGCTTTAAAAGCAAAAGTTCATGAGAGTGTTCGTGAGCTTTGCAAAAGCTTCCCGATTTACTAA
- a CDS encoding hypothetical protein (COG0739 Membrane proteins related to metalloendopeptidases): MKYFSKPITRVFSLVSCSVILGSCTTFHTPISRENFSTPSGGPAPQTGVSNASADPGFQWPVNRARMTRGFLPNKKRPHLGLDLAAPKGTPILASQGGTVIYAGREFRGYGKMVLIESGYGWATLYAHFDKILVSEGQKVRSGEIIGEMGRTGRATGVHLHFEIRKNRGPIDPLPLLPKSIASR; encoded by the coding sequence ATGAAGTACTTTTCCAAACCTATCACAAGAGTTTTCAGCCTTGTTTCATGTAGCGTGATTCTTGGTTCTTGTACGACATTCCATACGCCAATCTCTCGGGAGAACTTTTCGACTCCTTCCGGAGGTCCTGCTCCCCAAACAGGAGTTTCTAATGCTTCGGCGGACCCTGGCTTCCAATGGCCCGTTAATCGCGCCCGTATGACTCGTGGCTTTCTCCCAAACAAGAAACGCCCACATCTAGGGTTAGATCTCGCAGCACCCAAGGGAACGCCTATTCTGGCCTCTCAAGGGGGGACTGTAATCTATGCGGGGAGAGAGTTTCGTGGTTACGGAAAGATGGTTCTGATTGAATCCGGCTACGGCTGGGCAACCCTCTATGCCCACTTTGATAAGATCCTGGTTTCAGAAGGTCAGAAAGTTCGTTCTGGAGAGATTATTGGAGAAATGGGGCGCACGGGAAGAGCCACTGGCGTTCATCTGCACTTTGAAATTCGCAAAAACCGCGGACCTATTGATCCTCTGCCGCTATTGCCAAAGTCTATTGCTAGTCGATAG
- a CDS encoding putative TolB protein (COG0823 Periplasmic component of the Tol biopolymer transport system) → MQFELTHLPSLAKKLSLDVDESNRSVNSTNFRNYPVKGRCGVFAEPVSIRMGSVTQEVSCSSEGTFTGHLDLEGSLEGIQELEVFQASSSDPENNKEIIKILIDLTPPDLTFKIPTHAENYALSPLRSAFVLEGTCSDPMNLVRVTSSLNQLYQVVCSNTQKWSLKLNLSQETAASIDYYAQHFDQAGNISEEASVTIRYPQWNKVSPKVTSTGFSSVRAVAPYGNSGRMLIAAPLRNDDLVDLGIVNSDGTGLMRISPISGQWGLDQNIQLTAVPKQNRAIYGRFSIGRVQLKELRTVKIDGTDDRLLVGPNTANPVGGVTRYLITPDEEFVIAMGDLESRDNEFNIYSVRIRDGKIIRLNGDLVLGGDVRDFKISPDGKTVVFRVDKDTDEAIDLWAVGVDGSRLRKLNQSMVAGKLVSDYDISSDSSWVVFKENKSHASYGMSVVSLVDGEELVLNGTMTNGFPELGIFSPNSKALIYRTDREIAGCYSLYVYNIELKTEIRASNVCTNANTDVGTYVWSPDSQTIAFSQAKVTGRYDLFLVQADGSGMTALAEATVLRNGLRQGFKVRSILFTPDSKSVVFEADLSGVSPAIANDMKYSLHTVNVEQPLIVTNLTPGLANTHVMDYPIVEISPDGQRVAFVADLDVDAKYEFYFATLDGTIFQKRGPQISNVDGDVQTTTLMHFFDWDKSTATLLIDDTIDGVYGNYSVSLKRLDNSFRKIPTPLVLSGDFFTYAVSGDRNKILIRGNPEVDAEMHLYIADADGSNLKRVTDPYPNGGGKFVSAVISENGSHVLYLADQVTAGVSELFVRDIALDQVTRLNGSFQHGRGTVQGFKYNESTQTVVYLANTETDKDFYFYAVKIDGTGGIQLSPPTAHLTNILSWDLSSDGSYIVMRADLNRDEKYEIIKINTDGSGSPTVLNQAIADTIDMSGFKISPDSQWVCYWGDRTSAKHLASYVANALDPAGKNYLIKVATDAARTSTNCSFSDDSEYVLVVGDWVTDGRSRLVSYRISDQTLYDLNPSLYSASHSSFYSFIQEGVNKRWIVQSETGPDVYEIFSMNLDGTDLRRISKSPYPGGSVNGNNGAAVKILEDANRSIVYTGLIDTLGKWDLYSVKWDGSESRKLIELNSYADIYDIYTFPQSEKLYFRADQTKDGILSLYSVKADGTQLKNHSPGLVGATGVWNSIQRTHSHIFFNSDAYNSQILEIFVDPI, encoded by the coding sequence ATGCAGTTCGAACTTACGCATCTACCCAGTCTTGCAAAAAAACTTTCACTTGATGTGGACGAAAGCAATCGTTCAGTAAATAGCACGAACTTTCGCAATTATCCCGTGAAAGGACGTTGCGGAGTTTTTGCCGAGCCGGTGTCAATTCGAATGGGTAGTGTCACTCAAGAAGTCTCTTGCAGTTCAGAGGGCACATTTACTGGACATTTAGATTTGGAGGGTAGCCTTGAGGGCATTCAGGAACTCGAAGTCTTTCAAGCATCAAGTAGCGACCCTGAGAACAATAAAGAAATCATAAAAATTTTAATTGATCTTACGCCTCCAGATCTCACCTTTAAAATTCCCACACACGCAGAAAACTATGCACTCTCTCCGCTGCGATCGGCCTTTGTTCTTGAAGGAACTTGTTCTGATCCCATGAATCTTGTGCGTGTGACAAGCTCACTGAATCAGCTCTACCAAGTGGTTTGTTCAAATACTCAAAAATGGAGTTTAAAACTTAATCTCTCACAAGAGACAGCAGCTTCGATTGATTACTACGCCCAGCACTTTGATCAGGCTGGAAACATTTCGGAAGAGGCCTCAGTCACCATTAGGTATCCGCAGTGGAATAAGGTCTCTCCAAAAGTAACCTCGACAGGGTTTTCCTCCGTGCGCGCTGTGGCTCCTTATGGAAACTCCGGTCGGATGTTGATCGCAGCCCCACTTCGCAATGATGATCTCGTAGATCTAGGAATCGTAAACTCAGATGGTACGGGTTTGATGCGTATCAGTCCTATTTCAGGTCAATGGGGTCTTGATCAAAATATTCAATTAACGGCTGTTCCGAAGCAAAATCGCGCTATCTATGGCAGATTCAGTATCGGTCGCGTGCAGTTAAAAGAGTTACGTACAGTAAAAATTGATGGCACAGATGATCGACTTTTGGTGGGCCCTAATACTGCAAATCCCGTCGGCGGTGTGACTCGCTATCTCATCACTCCGGATGAAGAATTCGTGATTGCGATGGGAGATTTAGAGAGTCGCGATAATGAGTTTAATATTTATTCGGTGCGAATTCGTGACGGAAAAATTATACGCTTAAACGGTGATTTAGTTTTAGGTGGAGATGTGCGGGATTTTAAAATCTCTCCTGATGGAAAAACAGTCGTCTTTAGAGTTGATAAAGATACGGATGAGGCCATTGATCTTTGGGCTGTAGGGGTTGATGGCAGCCGCCTTAGAAAACTCAATCAGAGTATGGTCGCAGGGAAGTTAGTCAGCGACTATGACATAAGTTCTGACAGTTCATGGGTGGTTTTTAAAGAGAATAAATCCCACGCAAGTTATGGAATGAGTGTCGTCTCTTTGGTGGATGGTGAAGAGTTAGTTTTGAACGGCACAATGACTAACGGATTTCCTGAGTTGGGTATCTTCAGTCCGAACTCCAAAGCTTTGATTTATAGAACGGATCGAGAGATCGCCGGATGTTATAGTTTATATGTTTATAATATCGAACTCAAAACAGAGATCCGCGCTTCTAATGTTTGTACCAATGCAAATACGGATGTGGGCACTTATGTATGGTCTCCTGATTCTCAAACTATTGCGTTTTCTCAAGCAAAAGTCACAGGACGCTATGATCTGTTTTTAGTGCAAGCCGATGGATCTGGGATGACGGCATTAGCCGAAGCAACCGTTTTGCGTAATGGACTTCGTCAAGGGTTCAAGGTTCGCAGCATCTTATTCACTCCTGATTCTAAGAGCGTAGTCTTTGAGGCTGATCTTAGTGGAGTTTCTCCAGCGATTGCAAACGATATGAAATATAGTCTACACACGGTCAATGTCGAGCAACCTCTGATTGTGACCAACTTAACACCGGGTTTAGCAAATACCCATGTCATGGATTATCCTATTGTAGAGATTAGTCCTGACGGTCAGCGAGTGGCTTTTGTTGCGGATCTAGATGTGGATGCGAAGTATGAATTCTACTTTGCAACGCTTGATGGGACTATCTTTCAAAAGCGGGGACCTCAGATCTCAAATGTAGATGGGGATGTACAGACCACGACGCTGATGCATTTTTTTGATTGGGATAAATCAACGGCGACTTTGCTGATTGATGATACAATTGATGGAGTTTATGGAAATTATTCAGTTTCGTTAAAGCGATTGGATAATTCATTTAGGAAAATTCCGACTCCGTTAGTTCTTTCTGGAGACTTCTTCACTTACGCAGTTTCAGGGGATAGAAATAAAATATTGATTCGCGGGAACCCCGAAGTCGATGCCGAAATGCATCTCTATATTGCAGACGCTGATGGCTCCAATCTTAAAAGAGTAACGGACCCTTACCCTAATGGTGGCGGAAAGTTTGTATCTGCAGTAATTTCTGAAAACGGTTCCCATGTGCTCTATTTGGCAGATCAGGTGACGGCAGGAGTGAGTGAGCTCTTTGTTCGCGATATAGCCTTAGACCAAGTGACCAGACTCAATGGAAGTTTTCAACATGGCAGGGGTACGGTTCAGGGCTTTAAATACAACGAAAGCACTCAGACGGTTGTCTATCTCGCCAACACAGAAACGGATAAGGATTTCTATTTCTATGCCGTGAAGATTGATGGGACTGGCGGAATTCAGTTAAGTCCACCGACAGCCCACTTAACGAATATCTTGTCATGGGACCTTTCTTCGGATGGAAGTTATATCGTTATGCGCGCGGATCTAAATAGAGATGAAAAGTATGAGATCATCAAGATCAACACAGATGGCTCCGGAAGTCCTACGGTTTTGAATCAGGCTATTGCTGATACGATTGATATGTCGGGTTTTAAAATTTCTCCAGATTCTCAATGGGTTTGTTATTGGGGGGATCGAACTTCTGCTAAGCACTTGGCGTCTTATGTGGCCAATGCCTTAGACCCCGCTGGAAAAAATTATTTGATTAAAGTAGCAACCGATGCAGCAAGAACCAGTACTAACTGCTCTTTTTCTGATGACTCGGAATATGTTTTAGTAGTCGGGGATTGGGTCACTGATGGGCGCAGTCGATTGGTTTCATATAGAATCAGCGATCAGACACTTTATGATCTGAATCCTTCTCTGTATTCAGCATCTCATTCTTCTTTTTATAGTTTCATTCAAGAGGGTGTTAATAAGCGCTGGATCGTGCAGAGTGAAACGGGACCCGACGTCTATGAAATCTTCAGCATGAATTTAGACGGTACGGATCTGCGAAGAATTAGCAAAAGTCCTTACCCTGGCGGAAGTGTGAATGGCAACAACGGCGCGGCCGTAAAAATACTTGAGGATGCCAATCGCTCTATTGTCTATACGGGATTGATAGATACACTGGGGAAATGGGACCTTTACTCGGTGAAATGGGATGGATCTGAATCAAGAAAGCTCATTGAGCTAAACAGCTACGCCGATATTTATGATATCTATACATTCCCCCAGTCCGAGAAACTCTACTTCCGAGCCGATCAAACGAAAGATGGTATCTTGAGTCTATACTCAGTAAAGGCGGATGGGACTCAGCTTAAGAACCACTCCCCAGGGTTGGTAGGAGCTACGGGCGTGTGGAACTCTATCCAGCGAACGCACTCTCATATATTCTTTAATTCAGATGCATATAATAGTCAGATCTTAGAAATTTTTGTGGATCCGATTTAG